One window from the genome of Pseudoalteromonas sp. '520P1 No. 423' encodes:
- a CDS encoding RimK family alpha-L-glutamate ligase: MAIANVGLWLYENGGGSQIQTKMVDALKQRDINCVTGLNLRDAYARDGNIFCNGIIMEELDLFLSYNAGQQSQYQLYLYEAISQSIPTINNYAAFALSEDKFKTAHLLNNHSIATPEYRLCHKNDTHGLKKAIKDWGGKLVYKPTDGWGGVGIVKIEGEQALDMLLPFLSRTDLRYFYLERFIDYDNTDYRIDIVDGQLVGCYGRKAPKDDWKTNITSGGSIFVREPNDQVVNLAKRAADLAGLEIAGVDLIYDREQERYVVLEINSIPAFATPEQEKLGLNFNNKKLDAIVNLIDRTVSQSTSKVA; encoded by the coding sequence ATGGCAATAGCAAATGTTGGTTTGTGGTTATATGAAAATGGTGGCGGAAGTCAAATTCAAACGAAAATGGTCGATGCGCTTAAGCAAAGAGATATTAACTGTGTTACAGGGCTAAACTTGAGAGATGCTTATGCCAGAGATGGCAATATATTTTGTAATGGTATCATAATGGAAGAGCTTGATTTGTTTTTAAGTTATAACGCAGGACAGCAGAGCCAATATCAATTGTATTTATATGAAGCCATTAGTCAGAGTATTCCTACCATAAATAATTATGCAGCATTTGCATTGTCTGAAGATAAATTTAAAACGGCACATCTACTAAATAATCACTCTATTGCTACCCCTGAATATCGCTTATGTCATAAAAATGATACCCACGGTTTAAAAAAAGCCATTAAAGACTGGGGAGGGAAGCTTGTTTACAAACCAACTGATGGTTGGGGCGGTGTCGGTATTGTAAAAATTGAAGGGGAGCAAGCCCTTGATATGTTATTACCTTTTTTAAGCCGAACTGATTTACGTTATTTTTATCTTGAGCGTTTTATTGATTATGACAATACGGATTACCGCATTGATATTGTTGATGGACAACTCGTCGGTTGTTATGGCCGAAAAGCGCCAAAAGATGATTGGAAAACAAATATTACTTCTGGTGGCAGCATTTTTGTTCGAGAACCAAATGATCAAGTTGTTAACCTTGCTAAGCGGGCCGCTGATTTAGCTGGTTTGGAGATAGCTGGTGTAGATTTAATCTATGACCGTGAACAAGAGCGCTATGTGGTACTAGAAATTAATAGCATTCCAGCATTTGCTACACCAGAGCAAGAAAAACTAGGGCTTAATTTTAATAATAAAAAATTAGACGCGATTGTTAATTTAATTGATCGAACTGTTTCTCAATCTACCTCAAAGGTTGCGTAA
- a CDS encoding RimK family alpha-L-glutamate ligase, with amino-acid sequence MKNKNSLPKLGFLYLNHVMRFFDKSNFKGWPNKIEQVTYRWGKDKQRFIDEIKTKKIDVLIGNIPATAYETFREIAKALPHVEFVPSLDAQFSNKSKENVTHFCNKYNLPAPKTSIFYVPDRAEKYLKKATYPKIIKRSFGPSNYGGYFVHKVDSYGEAKALLNKRKYYPVYVQDFVPMEADIRVMLIGHKPVCAFWRRPPEGEWLTNTSQGGSMDYANVPKNVLKLAIETSKAANAEYWACDIALGKNGQIYILECATAFAAFPYIRDWIGQYLMWKYSNGQFKAPHIPMWNWEELGKINVSLLRTMRHITFGKHTPSCDSNELFNQLDEFGYPVMRIEQNNGEEWPSDVWNFQDNFQLNNPELFTQPAPIQVSKDESCDSLVLETPDDQTAISQLSLMSFFTSIKGIGNKMAQEIVNTLGTQGVVDALQNNPQKLCEIKNVKAKKLEVIQSHWAQFSKDL; translated from the coding sequence ATGAAAAATAAAAACTCTTTACCTAAACTAGGCTTTTTGTATTTAAACCACGTTATGCGCTTTTTTGATAAGTCTAACTTTAAGGGCTGGCCAAACAAAATTGAGCAAGTCACTTATCGTTGGGGTAAAGATAAACAACGTTTTATAGATGAAATAAAAACAAAAAAAATAGATGTATTAATAGGTAATATTCCGGCGACAGCATATGAAACATTTAGAGAAATCGCAAAAGCATTACCTCATGTTGAATTTGTACCCTCACTAGATGCACAGTTTTCAAATAAATCAAAAGAAAATGTAACGCACTTTTGTAATAAATATAATTTGCCAGCACCTAAAACAAGTATTTTTTATGTACCTGATCGTGCAGAGAAATATCTGAAAAAAGCGACATATCCTAAAATTATAAAGCGGTCTTTTGGGCCATCAAATTATGGTGGATATTTTGTACATAAAGTTGACAGCTATGGTGAAGCAAAAGCTTTATTAAATAAACGTAAATACTACCCAGTATATGTTCAAGATTTTGTTCCTATGGAAGCCGATATTCGAGTGATGCTAATAGGGCATAAACCTGTGTGTGCTTTTTGGAGAAGACCACCAGAAGGTGAATGGCTAACAAATACCAGCCAAGGCGGCAGTATGGATTATGCAAATGTGCCTAAAAATGTATTAAAACTGGCTATTGAAACCTCTAAAGCGGCTAATGCTGAGTATTGGGCATGTGACATTGCGTTAGGTAAAAATGGTCAGATTTATATTTTAGAGTGTGCAACTGCCTTTGCTGCTTTTCCTTATATTCGCGATTGGATCGGTCAATACCTGATGTGGAAGTATTCAAATGGGCAATTTAAAGCGCCTCATATTCCTATGTGGAACTGGGAAGAATTAGGCAAGATCAATGTCAGTCTGCTTAGAACTATGAGGCATATTACATTTGGCAAGCATACGCCGAGTTGTGATAGCAATGAGTTGTTTAATCAATTAGATGAATTTGGTTATCCAGTGATGCGAATTGAGCAAAATAATGGTGAAGAATGGCCTAGTGATGTATGGAATTTTCAAGATAACTTTCAGCTAAATAATCCTGAATTATTTACTCAACCAGCGCCCATTCAAGTGAGTAAAGATGAAAGTTGTGATTCTTTGGTCTTAGAAACACCAGACGATCAAACTGCCATATCGCAATTAAGTTTAATGTCATTTTTCACAAGTATTAAAGGTATAGGCAATAAAATGGCACAAGAAATTGTAAATACCTTAGGAACGCAGGGCGTTGTTGACGCGTTGCAAAACAACCCTCAAAAGTTATGTGAAATAAAAAATGTTAAGGCCAAGAAATTAGAAGTGATTCAATCTCATTGGGCACAATTTAGTAAAGATTTATAA
- a CDS encoding M14 family zinc carboxypeptidase — MKIQYASYQETIDFLQHAMNQHPNLIRLHSIGETWENRPIMMATISIDVAFSDEKPGLLYTGSIHAREWIGNELAIKFIKYILDNYRVNPKLMDTLTRNTLYMVPCLNPDGFEYSRNHFSFWRKNRRVNGDGSYGVDLNRNFDSKFRKGGDSNSNTYGGPYPFSEPETRAIRDFVETHSNITVSLDYHSQGNVFFPAHKFNHEVEIEGTDLNILCANMNNEIKKVTGRQYGIHRGKPPANLIRGSGREYYYSKGILAVVVEVGTRNIPDYMQNMAQSIDENIPALIHALSEAINYSQLAPKRIEGFTIKEIGTDTATLEWVCPVKDDLYFEIYRSETNKNMCNEQTLVAITKSSEFTDVQLKSGQSYFYNIRAVDKVTKIKSPFSPELRLKTKLASNEFSMTLFPAKQDVGYLAQNYTNKNKEHFGYNSMFIGVNKKRGISYGVIRFDLSNLPERSMIKNAKFSLYPMNRVNAKIEKFGEWSIDILDASQIIDIYDYDEIANADSICSLGQTIESDKMTQGIWSKWQFNGVERNVLDQLILNKNQEILLRIKGPTSLPLGNDSQMMQFDIGYGPFGSGLHYRPYLDIIYSQPPKIIEMSPAVLNTIHPEFVQSDQLKSGFDQQGKIVYGQMAFALDVLPNSDITVITQAYLQLNNKNYLTTSKDIRFTIELVELKDVDYKSVKQREKIEYIGYEISNELLKDKSQHHFIFDSYSMQALERLHCENKPFYFIIRATAESQATNALVDFHGDNEEFKAKLIINYLERRKYALAQPTNLEALIENKQVKLTWQNPDDSDFVGSFVVRNRFHPPKSPFDGVKIYGGKDEYTFDNFGNANIPKYYSVFSYDNVPNYSAPTAIYYAQTQSINLEELDDDLPHELEDEDMFLGDD; from the coding sequence ATGAAAATACAATACGCGTCATATCAAGAAACCATCGACTTCTTACAGCATGCGATGAATCAACACCCTAATTTAATTCGATTACACAGTATCGGAGAAACGTGGGAAAATCGTCCAATAATGATGGCAACTATATCAATTGATGTTGCCTTCTCCGATGAAAAACCAGGTTTATTGTATACGGGCTCTATTCATGCCAGAGAGTGGATTGGCAATGAGTTGGCGATTAAATTCATTAAGTATATTTTGGATAACTACCGTGTTAATCCTAAGCTAATGGATACTTTAACCCGTAATACACTTTATATGGTGCCATGTTTAAACCCCGACGGTTTTGAGTATTCACGTAATCATTTTTCATTTTGGCGTAAAAATAGACGAGTAAATGGCGATGGGTCTTATGGCGTTGATTTAAATCGTAACTTTGATTCAAAATTTAGAAAAGGAGGCGATAGTAATAGCAATACTTATGGCGGTCCTTATCCTTTCTCTGAGCCTGAAACTCGGGCCATTCGAGATTTTGTTGAAACACATTCAAATATAACAGTATCCCTTGATTATCATTCACAAGGGAATGTGTTTTTTCCTGCCCATAAATTTAATCATGAAGTTGAGATAGAGGGCACAGATCTTAATATCTTATGTGCCAATATGAATAATGAAATTAAGAAAGTAACTGGCAGACAATACGGTATTCATAGAGGAAAGCCACCCGCTAATTTAATTAGAGGCAGTGGACGTGAATATTATTATTCGAAGGGGATATTAGCGGTTGTTGTTGAAGTGGGTACGCGTAATATTCCTGATTATATGCAAAACATGGCGCAAAGTATTGATGAAAATATCCCAGCCTTGATACATGCTTTATCTGAAGCAATTAATTATTCTCAGCTTGCTCCTAAGCGAATAGAAGGGTTTACGATTAAAGAAATCGGCACAGATACAGCAACGCTTGAGTGGGTTTGCCCTGTTAAAGATGATTTGTACTTTGAAATATATCGTAGCGAAACAAATAAAAATATGTGCAATGAGCAAACTTTAGTGGCTATCACTAAGTCATCAGAGTTTACAGACGTACAGTTAAAAAGTGGGCAGAGTTATTTTTATAATATTAGAGCTGTTGATAAAGTAACAAAAATTAAATCGCCTTTTAGCCCAGAATTACGTTTAAAAACCAAGTTAGCAAGTAATGAATTTTCTATGACTTTATTCCCTGCAAAGCAAGATGTGGGTTATTTAGCGCAAAATTACACTAATAAAAATAAAGAACATTTTGGTTATAACTCAATGTTTATCGGGGTGAATAAAAAACGTGGTATTAGTTACGGTGTAATACGTTTTGATTTAAGTAACTTACCAGAGCGCAGCATGATTAAAAATGCCAAGTTCTCTCTTTACCCAATGAATCGTGTTAATGCAAAAATTGAGAAGTTTGGTGAATGGTCGATTGATATCTTAGATGCGAGTCAAATAATTGATATTTATGATTATGATGAAATAGCCAATGCAGATAGTATTTGTAGTTTAGGTCAAACAATAGAGTCAGATAAAATGACACAAGGCATTTGGAGTAAATGGCAGTTTAATGGCGTAGAACGTAATGTATTAGATCAACTTATTTTAAATAAAAACCAAGAGATTTTATTGAGGATCAAAGGGCCAACAAGCTTGCCTTTAGGTAATGATTCTCAAATGATGCAGTTTGATATTGGTTACGGGCCTTTTGGAAGTGGTTTACATTATCGCCCTTACTTAGATATAATTTATTCGCAGCCGCCTAAAATTATAGAGATGAGTCCTGCTGTACTTAATACAATTCATCCTGAATTTGTACAAAGTGATCAACTTAAATCAGGGTTTGATCAGCAAGGTAAAATTGTATACGGACAAATGGCATTTGCACTAGATGTTTTGCCAAACTCAGATATCACAGTGATCACACAAGCATATTTACAACTCAATAATAAAAATTATTTAACAACATCAAAAGATATTAGATTTACCATTGAACTGGTGGAGCTTAAAGATGTTGATTATAAAAGTGTGAAACAAAGAGAAAAAATTGAGTATATTGGCTATGAAATTTCTAATGAGCTGCTTAAAGATAAATCTCAGCATCATTTCATATTTGATAGCTATTCAATGCAAGCATTAGAGCGGCTACATTGTGAAAATAAACCTTTCTACTTTATTATTCGAGCAACAGCAGAATCACAAGCGACTAATGCACTTGTTGATTTTCATGGTGATAACGAAGAGTTTAAAGCTAAGCTTATTATTAATTATCTAGAGCGTCGAAAATACGCTTTAGCACAGCCTACAAACTTAGAGGCTTTGATTGAAAATAAACAAGTTAAATTGACTTGGCAAAACCCAGATGATTCTGATTTTGTAGGTTCTTTTGTTGTACGAAATCGATTTCATCCGCCAAAGTCACCTTTTGATGGTGTAAAGATTTATGGCGGCAAAGACGAATATACATTTGATAACTTTGGTAATGCAAACATCCCTAAGTATTATAGTGTATTTAGTTATGATAATGTCCCAAACTATTCTGCTCCAACAGCAATTTATTATGCTCAAACACAGAGTATTAACTTAGAAGAGTTAGATGATGACTTGCCACATGAGTTAGAAGATGAAGATATGTTTTTAGGTGATGATTAA
- a CDS encoding YbaK/EbsC family protein, which produces MSITENLRALLENNNISYKEVDHEAAATCEISAQARGEDIKIGGKTLLFKDKKGFHLFVISAQKQVDSNKVRKILKTQKLRFATEEELKDICYVEKGALPPFGKPIYPYDLYLDESILYNEKIAFNAGILTKSFILNTQDYLTLIQPQYCEFAK; this is translated from the coding sequence ATGAGTATCACAGAAAACCTAAGAGCATTATTAGAAAATAACAATATTAGTTATAAAGAAGTTGACCATGAAGCTGCAGCAACCTGTGAAATATCAGCCCAAGCCAGAGGCGAAGATATAAAAATAGGTGGTAAAACATTATTGTTTAAAGATAAAAAAGGTTTTCATCTATTTGTTATTTCAGCACAAAAACAGGTAGATTCTAATAAAGTAAGAAAGATCCTTAAAACACAAAAACTCAGATTTGCCACCGAAGAAGAGTTAAAAGATATCTGCTATGTTGAAAAGGGGGCTTTACCGCCTTTTGGTAAACCTATCTATCCATATGATTTATATTTAGATGAATCAATTTTATATAATGAAAAAATTGCATTTAATGCCGGCATATTAACAAAGTCATTTATATTAAATACACAAGATTATTTAACTTTAATACAACCACAATATTGTGAGTTTGCTAAATAG
- a CDS encoding EamA family transporter, whose protein sequence is MNQNYIKTISFTVFALFAFAGNSVLCRLALGENLIDSASFTVIRLLSGIMILFLILILKNKAINKKNHIRTKGSWLAATMLFIYAICFSLGYIILDTGVGALILFASVQISMLIVNLIKGNKLHYSEWLGLIISFVGFIYLVSPTLMTPSISGIILMVLSGILLLMG, encoded by the coding sequence ATGAATCAAAATTATATAAAAACGATTAGCTTTACGGTATTTGCATTATTTGCTTTTGCTGGTAACTCTGTTTTATGCCGACTCGCATTAGGTGAAAACTTAATAGATTCAGCCAGTTTTACTGTGATCAGGCTGTTATCTGGCATTATGATTTTATTTTTGATTTTAATACTTAAAAATAAAGCGATTAATAAAAAGAACCATATAAGAACTAAGGGCAGTTGGTTAGCTGCAACCATGTTGTTTATATATGCGATTTGCTTTTCCTTAGGTTATATCATCTTAGATACTGGCGTTGGGGCACTTATTTTATTTGCTTCAGTGCAAATCTCGATGCTAATCGTAAATTTGATAAAAGGGAATAAGCTTCACTATAGTGAATGGTTGGGTTTAATAATTTCATTTGTTGGCTTTATATATTTAGTTTCACCCACCTTAATGACACCTTCAATATCAGGTATTATTTTGATGGTTTTATCTGGTATATTGCTCTTAATGGGTTAA
- a CDS encoding M20/M25/M40 family metallo-hydrolase, with product MTTQIQAISICCTLALITSPSFAKELWITADADSIKTLQKVNAKIQSNAQSISQTQKVIAKFDDKNVIQLSKLMHDEHRRCGGFTVHSSKQDAIAASLLPSTLASFIPPVINQNIKVTNALSQLNANNIKNTINDLSAFTNRYYQTSHGVNAANSIEDRWHNLSKNINWATVTAFNHSAWQQNSVILTLEGSEKPDEIIIIGGHLDSISGTSTGETTIAPGADDNASGIATLTEVLTVFLATGEQPKRTIKFIGYAAEEVGLRGSGEIATLAANNNDNVLAVMQLDMTGYIGGPEDIVFMDDYTDSGLNTYLTQLLDVYQPNVNYAFSTCGYGCSDHASWHNKGYPAAMPFESKMNAYNPHIHTANDTPDKLDTTAEHALNFAKLATSFAIEMGFNIAIQESPTLENNIPVTNLSGAKNSIKNYKFIVPNAATSVTIASSSGTGDADLYIKKGAEPTSTNYDCRPYKNGNNETCNFTENVAGEYFVQLNAYSSYSGLSLKASYELGNTGGNSGSETNLSASTGNWLYYQVAVPAGTSSLNVSIKDGSGDADLYLQQGNQPTKTSYVCRPYKNGNSEACTQTNPQAGTWHIGVYAYSGFSGLNLTWQY from the coding sequence ATGACAACACAGATCCAAGCCATATCAATTTGTTGTACGCTAGCATTGATTACCTCACCGAGCTTTGCCAAAGAACTTTGGATCACAGCCGATGCTGATTCAATAAAAACCCTTCAAAAAGTAAATGCAAAAATTCAAAGTAATGCACAATCTATATCACAAACTCAAAAAGTAATTGCTAAATTTGATGATAAGAATGTCATTCAGCTAAGTAAACTAATGCACGATGAACACAGGCGCTGTGGTGGTTTTACCGTGCATTCATCAAAACAAGATGCTATTGCAGCCAGCTTACTGCCTTCAACTTTGGCAAGCTTTATTCCACCTGTTATCAATCAAAATATCAAAGTAACAAATGCGTTAAGTCAGCTAAATGCTAATAATATTAAGAACACAATTAATGACTTATCAGCATTTACCAACCGGTACTATCAAACAAGCCATGGGGTCAATGCTGCAAACTCAATAGAGGATCGTTGGCATAACTTATCAAAAAATATTAACTGGGCGACCGTAACAGCATTTAACCATAGCGCATGGCAGCAGAACTCAGTTATTCTCACTTTAGAAGGTAGTGAAAAACCAGATGAAATTATCATTATTGGTGGTCATTTAGATTCAATTAGCGGTACATCAACAGGGGAGACCACTATCGCACCAGGTGCTGATGATAATGCATCTGGTATTGCCACTTTAACAGAAGTATTAACTGTATTTTTGGCAACTGGAGAACAGCCAAAACGTACTATTAAATTTATTGGCTACGCAGCGGAAGAAGTAGGTTTAAGAGGAAGTGGAGAAATAGCAACACTCGCTGCTAACAATAATGATAACGTTCTTGCTGTCATGCAATTAGATATGACAGGTTACATAGGTGGTCCAGAAGATATTGTATTTATGGATGATTATACTGATTCAGGATTAAATACTTATTTAACACAATTGCTTGATGTATATCAGCCAAATGTAAATTATGCATTTAGTACATGTGGCTATGGTTGCTCAGATCATGCTTCGTGGCACAATAAAGGATACCCAGCTGCAATGCCCTTTGAATCAAAAATGAATGCGTATAATCCACATATCCATACTGCCAATGATACACCAGATAAATTAGATACCACTGCTGAACATGCACTAAATTTTGCAAAGCTCGCCACTAGTTTTGCAATCGAAATGGGTTTTAATATCGCAATTCAAGAGTCGCCAACGTTAGAGAATAATATCCCAGTAACTAATTTATCGGGCGCCAAAAATAGCATTAAAAATTATAAATTTATCGTACCTAATGCAGCCACTTCAGTCACAATTGCAAGCTCTTCTGGTACGGGTGATGCCGATTTATATATTAAAAAAGGCGCAGAACCAACCAGTACTAATTACGATTGTCGCCCATATAAAAATGGTAATAATGAAACATGTAATTTCACTGAAAATGTCGCTGGTGAGTACTTTGTTCAATTGAATGCTTATAGTAGTTATAGTGGCTTATCTTTAAAAGCTTCTTATGAGCTTGGCAATACAGGTGGTAATAGTGGCAGTGAAACCAATTTATCAGCGAGCACTGGCAATTGGCTTTATTACCAAGTAGCAGTACCTGCAGGCACTTCAAGTTTAAATGTTTCAATAAAAGATGGTAGTGGCGATGCTGATTTATATCTTCAACAAGGTAATCAGCCTACAAAAACAAGCTATGTATGTCGGCCTTATAAAAATGGCAACAGTGAGGCTTGTACTCAAACAAATCCACAAGCTGGAACATGGCATATTGGGGTTTATGCCTACTCAGGCTTTTCAGGTTTAAATTTAACTTGGCAATATTAA
- a CDS encoding TonB-dependent siderophore receptor, with product MTSSKIQFKLSALAIFMSANFHNVNAQEVLETKQIERIEVQTKRSSVLTQITDDAQKLTSMPGAMGDPLQAVYALPGVVAAGGAMSEPAVRGSAPSDNLFEVDFMPAGYIFHDFGSSIFNKYIIQDFQLYSASYGTSYSNATGAVFDVSLRNPKYQPLKTTLDFTMFNAGIFTEGQLTENTAFYFSARKSTLPLFFEEGEELEDDDGELTGVTVNQAPDDHDYQGKLIWDVNHNNMFTFSFTGAEDSAKANFNQRAELALKNPEYQGDATFSRGFNSQNILWDHYGEGFHLKVGIGSLSETGKFEYGRGQTDGGFYENETEKQITYKARVNYHFNQEHSFIFDAAYHDKEIEFSYDMIQYTCTDIDPDCTLNKGGRVQDTRTEDIDDQFVGVSHIWQATDKIQTELGAQWQHNDYTDETFVHPRVALSYFATDESTINFKYGEYNRLQDLDTIVPEIGNPNLKSQTAQHTSLGFQQELADEWSWSIEGYYKTMSDLPLALTENYADSDLLYSNDVEGQAYGFDFLINKNKTDKWYGWMSLSYAKSERTDLRRDITRDYYTDTPLVMNVVFNYQISERWNGGFNFTARSGQAYTPITGVTNNPDHEGKFLPQYGEPFSERFDVAHRLDIRFERKTDFFDLDAMLILEVMNVYGQDNVSYIDLDYQKIQSTNDLIIKEETDDFEMRPSIGFSVSF from the coding sequence ATGACATCATCAAAAATACAATTTAAGCTATCAGCACTCGCGATATTTATGAGTGCTAACTTTCATAATGTGAATGCTCAAGAAGTACTTGAAACAAAACAAATAGAGCGAATTGAAGTGCAAACTAAGCGAAGTAGTGTTTTAACCCAGATCACTGATGATGCACAAAAATTAACAAGTATGCCTGGCGCGATGGGTGATCCGTTGCAAGCCGTTTATGCACTACCTGGTGTGGTTGCTGCTGGTGGCGCTATGAGTGAACCTGCAGTGAGAGGCTCTGCACCAAGTGATAACTTATTTGAAGTTGACTTTATGCCTGCTGGGTATATTTTTCATGACTTTGGCTCTTCTATATTTAATAAATATATCATTCAAGATTTTCAATTATATTCAGCGAGCTATGGCACCAGTTATAGCAATGCAACAGGTGCTGTATTTGATGTCTCTTTAAGAAACCCCAAGTATCAACCGCTTAAAACAACATTAGATTTTACTATGTTTAATGCGGGCATTTTTACCGAAGGACAATTAACAGAGAACACTGCATTTTACTTTTCGGCCCGTAAAAGTACCTTGCCTTTATTTTTTGAAGAAGGTGAAGAGTTAGAAGATGATGATGGAGAGCTTACAGGTGTAACAGTTAATCAAGCGCCTGATGATCATGATTATCAGGGTAAACTAATATGGGATGTGAATCATAATAATATGTTTACCTTCTCATTTACCGGTGCAGAAGATAGCGCCAAGGCTAACTTTAATCAACGTGCAGAGCTAGCATTAAAAAATCCAGAATATCAGGGTGATGCTACGTTTAGCAGAGGATTTAATAGCCAAAATATTTTATGGGATCATTATGGAGAAGGTTTCCATTTGAAAGTGGGTATAGGCTCTTTAAGTGAAACTGGCAAGTTTGAATATGGTAGAGGTCAAACTGATGGTGGGTTTTATGAAAATGAAACTGAAAAACAAATTACATATAAAGCCAGAGTAAATTATCATTTTAATCAAGAGCATAGTTTTATATTTGATGCAGCATACCATGATAAAGAAATAGAGTTTAGTTATGATATGATTCAATATACGTGTACAGATATTGACCCTGATTGTACTTTAAATAAAGGCGGCAGAGTACAAGACACTAGGACAGAAGATATAGATGATCAATTTGTTGGTGTATCGCATATCTGGCAAGCCACAGATAAAATACAAACAGAGCTTGGAGCGCAATGGCAACATAACGATTATACAGATGAAACTTTTGTTCACCCGAGAGTCGCATTAAGTTATTTTGCAACAGATGAAAGTACCATCAACTTTAAATATGGCGAATATAATCGTTTACAAGATTTAGATACTATAGTGCCAGAAATCGGCAACCCTAATTTAAAGTCGCAAACAGCTCAGCATACTAGTTTAGGTTTTCAACAAGAGCTCGCAGACGAATGGAGTTGGTCAATAGAAGGTTATTATAAAACCATGTCAGATTTACCTTTGGCATTAACCGAAAATTATGCTGATTCAGATCTTTTGTATAGTAATGATGTTGAAGGACAAGCGTATGGGTTTGATTTCTTAATCAATAAGAATAAAACCGATAAATGGTATGGCTGGATGTCACTGAGTTATGCTAAAAGTGAACGTACAGACTTAAGACGTGATATCACCAGAGATTATTATACAGACACGCCTTTAGTTATGAATGTGGTGTTTAACTATCAAATTAGCGAACGTTGGAATGGTGGCTTTAATTTTACAGCGAGAAGTGGTCAAGCTTATACACCTATTACGGGGGTCACTAATAATCCAGATCATGAAGGGAAGTTTTTACCACAATATGGCGAACCTTTTTCAGAGCGTTTTGATGTTGCTCACAGGCTAGATATTCGTTTTGAAAGAAAAACAGACTTTTTTGATTTAGATGCCATGCTAATTTTGGAAGTGATGAATGTTTATGGCCAAGATAATGTCAGTTACATAGATTTGGATTACCAAAAAATACAATCGACGAATGATTTGATTATTAAAGAAGAAACGGATGACTTTGAAATGCGACCTTCTATTGGATTTAGTGTCAGTTTTTAG